The Oryzias latipes chromosome 4, ASM223467v1 genome includes a window with the following:
- the LOC101163803 gene encoding uncharacterized protein LOC101163803 isoform X2: MSSVEFLREFISERLDAAAERILARYERTVEEYEEKSERRRRQTDISWSPDQVQPPALVLPQDSMNADGEERSSEVKQEVAEASQVKDEEEELSIAPDEEPLDVKQEADAAMKTPEGE; the protein is encoded by the exons ATGTCTTCAGTCGAGTTTCTGAGAGAGTTTATCAGCGAGAGGCTCGACGCTGCTGCGGAGAGGATCCTGGCCCGGTACGAGAGAACCGTGGAGGAGTACGAGGAGAAGAGCGAGCGACGCCGGAGGCAGACAGACATCAGCTGGAGCCCTGATCAGGTCCAACCGCCCGCTTTAG TCCTCCCCCAGGATTCTATGAACGCAGACGGGGAGGAGAGGAGCTCCGAGGTGAAGCAGGAGGTAGCCGAGGCGTCGCAGGtgaaggatgaagaggaggagctcaGCATCGCTCCGGACGAGGAGCCACTGGACGTGAAGCAGGAGGCTGACGCCGCGATGAAGACTCCTGAAGGGGAGTAA
- the LOC101163803 gene encoding uncharacterized protein LOC101163803 isoform X1, translating into MSSVEFLREFISERLDAAAERILARYERTVEEYEEKSERRRRQTDISWSPDQVQPPALVPCRGEMSWDDPEAQAPFVSNRNHTSKDPGLGHSPPPGFYERRRGGEELRGEAGGSRGVAGEG; encoded by the exons ATGTCTTCAGTCGAGTTTCTGAGAGAGTTTATCAGCGAGAGGCTCGACGCTGCTGCGGAGAGGATCCTGGCCCGGTACGAGAGAACCGTGGAGGAGTACGAGGAGAAGAGCGAGCGACGCCGGAGGCAGACAGACATCAGCTGGAGCCCTGATCAGGTCCAACCGCCCGCTTTAG TGCCATGTAGGGGGGAGATGTCATGGGATGATCCTGAAGCACAGGCACCTTTTGTGTCTAACAGGAACCACACCAGCAAAGATCCAGGGTTAGGACACAG TCCTCCCCCAGGATTCTATGAACGCAGACGGGGAGGAGAGGAGCTCCGAGGTGAAGCAGGAGGTAGCCGAGGCGTCGCAGGtgaaggatga
- the LOC101159573 gene encoding zinc finger protein 239 — MKICDQEQNCDVKQEEEERPQIKDEEEEVCIGLDEEEQLHLKQDYEEEDPNCPHDAHRGSRTDQELAVRNGGVRRPVEEKTPNKDVGAKPFKKRKYQRRQMEKRRFPCKVCGESFAALGAHMRIHRREKSCICEVCGRSFKTRNSLTVHLKTHSGERPHSCQECGKRFCQKRDLKVHAFTHTGERPFSCSKCGKRFGQSGNLSRHMRTHTGERPFSCSICSQTFSHSSSLKKHTVRHSVQRQHACGACTLSFQDKESLSVHMLSHIGETPTSCEECGKRFKHSHTLRIHMRIHTGEKAFVCRRCGKGFSQSGNLSRHMRSHTGERPFSCKLCPKRFRRSDDLMLHMRVHAGEEIHSPPQTEEKAI; from the coding sequence ATGAAAATCTGTGACCAGGAGCAGAACTGTGATGTGaagcaggaagaagaagaacgTCCCCAGattaaagatgaagaggaggaagtgtGCATCGGCCTGGATGAAGAAGAGCAGCTGCATCTGAAGCAGGATTACGAGGAAGAAGATCCAAACTGTCCGCATGATGCTCACAGAGGATCGAGAACCGACCAGGAGTTGGCCGTGAGGAACGGGGGAGTCAGACGTCCGGTGGAGGAGAAAACCCCAAACAAGGACGTGGGTGCAAAACCCTTCAAGAAGAGGAAGTATCAGAGACGGCAGATGGAAAAACGGAGATTTCCGTGTAAAGTTTGTGGAGAGAGTTTTGCTGCTCTGGGCGCTCACATGAGGATCCACCGCAGAGAGAAGTCCTGCATCTGCGAAGTCTGCGGCCGCAGCTTCAAAACTCGCAACTCGCTGACCGTTcacctaaagacccactccggaGAGCGCCCACACTCCTGCCAGGAATGCGGGAAGCGCTTCTGTCAGAAGCGGGACCTGAAGGTCCACGCCTTCACGCACACAGGCGAGCGGCCTTTTTCCTGCAGCAAGTGCGGGAAACGCTTCGGTCAGAGCGGGAACCTGAGCCGGCACATGCGGACTCACACCGGGGAGCGGCCCTTCTCCTGCTCCATCTGCAGCCAGACCTTCTCGCACAGCTCCAGCCTGAAGAAGCACACCGTCCGCCACAGCGTACAGAGACAACACGCCTGCGGCGCCTGCACGCTGAGCTTCCAGGACAAGGAGAGCCTGAGCGTGCACATGCTGAGTCACATCGGGGAGACGCCCACGTCCTGCGAGGAGTGCGGCAAACGCTTCAAACACAGCCACACGCTCAGGATCCACATGAGGATCCACACGGGGGAGAAGGCCTTCGTCTGCAGGCGCTGCGGGAAGGGCTTCAGCCAGAGCGGGAACCTCAGCAGACACATGCGCTCGCACACCGGCGAGCGGCCCTTCTCCTGCAAACTCTGCCCCAAACGCTTCCGGCGCTCTGACGACCTGATGCTCCACATGAGAGTCCACGCCGGGGAAGAAATCCACAGCCCACCACAGACGGAGGAAAAAGCCATTTAG